Proteins from a genomic interval of Colletes latitarsis isolate SP2378_abdomen chromosome 3, iyColLati1, whole genome shotgun sequence:
- the Alg11 gene encoding ALG11 alpha-1,2-mannosyltransferase: MNFDIFTVHAISWLNMLIIIIICKILCMLIALPILLITWRKLYSKKRAERLRKETVVGIFHPYCNSGGGGERVLWAVISAIQTRYSNVHIIVYTGDLDADAEQILNKTEKVFNFKARHKIEFVYLHRRKWVEASMYPYFTLLGQSLGSVWLGIEALNSYVPDIYIDTMGYAFTYPLFRYIGGCRVATYTHYPTISTDMLRHIYRRVVSHNNRRVIARNPFLSAAKIAYYKFFAFIYGWVGRCAEIIMVNSSWTEEHINAIWKCPLKTHRIYPPCDVKHLTELPLLSDNEKCDKIRIVSVAQFRPEKNHPLMLRIMYELRSIVKEEIWEKIQLILIGSCRNADDEVRVKDMQDLSKHFALDENVEFKLNIPYSELLSELQKATIGLHTMWNEHFGISIVECMAAGLIVVAHDSGGPRADIIETQPGSQNGFLAEEAEDYATIIAHIINMNPKRKNDIKMAARASVSRFSDEVFETEFLRTIEPFFRQKQE, from the exons ATGAATTTTGATATTTTCAC agtgcatGCAATTTCATGGTTAAACATgttgataataataattatttgtaaaatattgtGTATGTTGATTGCTTTGCCTATCTTATTAATAACATGGAGAAAACTGTATTCTAAAAAGCGGGCAGAGAGATTAAGAAAAGAAACAGTAGTAGGCATCTTCCATCCGTATTGTAATTCTGGTGGTGGTGGTGAAAGAGTACTTTGGGCTGTGATCAGTGCCATACAAACCAG ATATTCCAATGTACACATAATAGTTTATACAGGAGACCTAGATGCTGATGCAGAACAAATTCTCAATAAAACAGAGaaagtatttaattttaaagCTAGACACAAAATTGAATTTGTGTACTTACATAGACGTAAATGGGTAGAAGCTTCGATGTACCCTTATTTTACCCTTTTAGGACAAAGCTTAGGATCAGTTTGGTTGGGCATCGAAGCTTTAAATAGTTATGTGCCAG ATATTTACATTGACACCATGGGTTATGCTTTTACATATCCATTGTTCAGATATATCGGCGGATGTAGAGTAGCAACATATACTCACTACCCAACAATTTCAACAGATATGCTCAGGCATATTTATAGAAGAGTTGTTTCACATAATAATAGACGAGTTATAGCTAGAAATCCATTTTTATCGGCGGCCAAAATTGCTTACTATAAATTTTTTGCATTT ATATATGGTTGGGTTGGTAGGTGTGCAGAAATTATCATGGTTAATTCTTCGTGGACCGAAGAGCATATTAACGCGATTTGGAAGTGTCCGTTAAAAACTCATAGAATTTATCCGCCGTGCGATGTAAAGCACTTAACAGAACTACCACTTCTCAGCGACAATGAAAAATGTGATAAGATTCGTATAGTTTCGGTTGCACAATTTCGACCAGAAAAAAATCACCCATTAATGTTGAGAATAATGTATGAACTTAGGTCGATCGTTAAAGAAGAAATTTGGGAGAAA ATTCAACTAATTCTTATTGGCTCTTGTCGAAATGCGGACGATGAAGTGCGGGTAAAAGACATGCAAGATTTATCGAAACACTTTGCACTGGATGAAAATgtggaatttaaattaaatataccATACTCTGAGCTTCTCTCGGAACTTCAAAAAGCAACAATAGGATTACATACAATGTGGAATGAGCATTTTGGCATCAGTATTGTTGAATGTATGGCAGCAGGATTAATTGtagtggctcatgattctggtgGTCCAAG AGCTGATATAATAGAAACACAACCAGGATCGCAAAATGGATTTTTAGCTGAGGAGGCTGAAGACTATGCAACAATTATTGCACATATTATAAACATGAATCCAAAACGCAAAAATGATATTAAAATGGCTGCTAG AGCATCTGTAAGTCGATTTTCAGACGAAGTATTTGAAACGGAATTCTTACGGACGATAGAACCATTTTTTAGGCAAAAACAAGAATGA
- the Cycg gene encoding cyclin G — MDTSGLPVPDAIHPLLEQLQEALVLEVKYQPNLQLPSISQNDEITIGARDGSAHVLRCLKVWYDLPSDVFFIAINLMDRFLTKMKARPKHMACISVSAFHIAAVQLAQSLDADHLVSISQCKCTGGDLKRMSEVIRNKLEWAPGTQPVTSLTFLQLFNAMFHSVASQLGLGNIYNSIVMESELFLRLEMVACDGNCASLRPSEVALVLFCTYLNSAVNRLDTNADSIVATTTIPSSSIINTSISSRQQMLRLLEFAVELQKICKIPDASFFSTHDAVGAILSKYNAQEQTPHKQRLIWRLSSRTARLLRPTDKFTSVLPVIAEHAPVPSPSKIRKNRKFGRRYGNKRR; from the exons ATGGACACATCGGGCTTGCCTGTACCGGATGCAATCCACCCGCTATTGGAACAATTGCAAGAAGCTTTAGTTCTTGAAGTAAAATATCAACCTAACCTTCAACTACCTAGTATATCACAA AATGATGAAATAACAATTGGAGCTCGTGATGGATCAGCTCATGTTCTAAGATGTTTGAAAGTGTGGTACGATTTACCATCGGATGTGTTTTTTATTGCTATCaatttaatggaccgcttcttAACAAAAATGAAAGCAAGACCAAAACATATGGCTTGTATCAGCGTGTCTGCTTTTCACATAGCTGCTGTCCAATTAGCACAGTCCTTGGATGCTGATCACTTAGTTTCTATTTCCCAGTGCAAGTGCACTGGTGGTGATCTTAAACGTATGTCAGAAGTAATACGCAACAAATTAGAATGGGCACCTGGTACCCAACCTGTTACATCCTTGACTTTTCTTCAATTATTCAATGCAATGTTTCATTCGGTTGCATCTCAGTTAGGATTGGGAAATATATATAACAGTATTGTTATG GAATCCGAGCTTTTTCTCAGGTTAGAGATGGTTGCTTGCGATGGCAATTGTGCAAGTCTAAGGCCATCAGAAGTGGCACTTGTTCTATTTTGCACATACTTAAATAGTGCAGTTAATCGGCTGGATACTAATGCAGATTCTATTGTAGCCACAACCACTATTCCTAGTTCCTCCATCATCAATACATCTATATCATCAAGACAGCAGATGCTTAGACTTTTAGAATTCGCTGTAGAACTTCAGAAAATATGTAAG ATTCCAGATGCAAGTTTCTTCTCTACCCATGATGCTGTAGGTGCTATATTGAGCAAATATAATGCTCAAGAGCAAACTCCTCATAAACAAAGACTGATATGGAGATTGTCCTCTCGTACGGCGCGCCTTTTACGTCCAACTGATAAATTCACTTCTGTATTACCTGTTATCGCCGAACATGCTCCAGTTCCTTCGCCAAGTAAAATTAG AAAAAATCGTAAATTTGGTCGACGCTATGGGAACAAGAGACGTTAA
- the LOC143340529 gene encoding putative glutathione-specific gamma-glutamylcyclotransferase 2 isoform X2, with translation MRIVIMWVFGYGSLIWKADFPYEKTLVGHVKGYVRRFYQKSTDHRGIPSRPGRVVTLLSSDDSNDEVWGIAYKISSRDINKVVKHLDYREKGGEDNPNYAGIEDIPTIAKQILVSRGPSGANTEYLYELASAMRAIAPGIYDNHLFTLESAVRKLEAEQDTTIKLN, from the exons ATGAGAATAGTAATAATGTGGGTATTTGGTTATGGCTCGCTCATATGGAAAGCGGATTTTCCATATGAGAAAACCCTAGTTGGTCACGTCAAAGGATACGTTAGGCGATTTTATCAAAAAAGTACAGACCATAGAGGAATACCCAGTAGA CCTGGCCGTGTTGTTACGTTACTTTCTTCCGATGATTCTAACGATGAAGTATGGGGCATTGCATATAAAATATCATCACGAGACATAAATAAAGTCGTCAAACACTTAGACTACAGAGAAAAAG GTGGTGAAGATAATCCAAATTATGCAGGCATAGAAGACATACCTACAATAGCAAAACAGATACTTGTATCTCGTGGTCCTAGTGGAGCTAATACAGAATATTTGTATGAATTAGCCTCTGCGATGCGAGCAATTGCACCAGGTATATACGACAACCATTTATTTACCTTGGAGTCGGCTGTAAGAAAACTAGAGGCAGAACAAGATAcaacaataaaattaaattaa
- the LOC143340529 gene encoding putative glutathione-specific gamma-glutamylcyclotransferase 2 isoform X1, giving the protein MRIVIMWVFGYGSLIWKADFPYEKTLVGHVKGYVRRFYQKSTDHRGIPSRPGRVVTLLSSDDSNDEVWGIAYKISSRDINKVVKHLDYREKGGYERKSVLFYPSYLIENIGSHLLANNASQGNFKNTKLLPTTLDDKPFYITIYIGGEDNPNYAGIEDIPTIAKQILVSRGPSGANTEYLYELASAMRAIAPGIYDNHLFTLESAVRKLEAEQDTTIKLN; this is encoded by the exons ATGAGAATAGTAATAATGTGGGTATTTGGTTATGGCTCGCTCATATGGAAAGCGGATTTTCCATATGAGAAAACCCTAGTTGGTCACGTCAAAGGATACGTTAGGCGATTTTATCAAAAAAGTACAGACCATAGAGGAATACCCAGTAGA CCTGGCCGTGTTGTTACGTTACTTTCTTCCGATGATTCTAACGATGAAGTATGGGGCATTGCATATAAAATATCATCACGAGACATAAATAAAGTCGTCAAACACTTAGACTACAGAGAAAAAGGTGGTTATGAAAGAAAAAGCGTTCTTTTTTATCCATCTTATTTGATAGAAAATATTGGATCACATTTATTAGCCAATAATGCTTCCCAGGgcaattttaaaaatacaaaacTGTTGCCAACAACTTTGGATGACAAGCCATTTTACATTACAATTTACATAGGTGGTGAAGATAATCCAAATTATGCAGGCATAGAAGACATACCTACAATAGCAAAACAGATACTTGTATCTCGTGGTCCTAGTGGAGCTAATACAGAATATTTGTATGAATTAGCCTCTGCGATGCGAGCAATTGCACCAGGTATATACGACAACCATTTATTTACCTTGGAGTCGGCTGTAAGAAAACTAGAGGCAGAACAAGATAcaacaataaaattaaattaa
- the LOC143340525 gene encoding uncharacterized protein LOC143340525 isoform X2 → MSEHDDTLLDEDLGDEEYDLGNDEEEALLADDYELERQNSYKGEEETDDVLDLGVTDALDDLDGEDENIEFNRSKTNRSNDNDFYEDGDQIEAQTKYYEQDEINEYKSEQACQHDERSAGDNISTSSNIGKGDLREKLQKNAKIYTVTGQGLEDDECEEAKERRNRFQNERTIVSPKMNNNIPDTLENVVTPEPSKLASRGRGRGRSSRGSRGGRFNTQNPGNFNPRFSNARNLNFDNQPPACRPPLLEARPPFLLGVPNNVQNQQIIYQQPNSQVQPYQHYSPNGSLQGPTHFIDNRPQFNPNQFQGQVGPRVIGPRLDYGPRGSLSGSLQGPPYNHPSNQPPYVQMQPGPFQNSSVLIQDNQTRLMQSNQGPLLQGNLGGSLLGNLNPLVSGTSTPLLQGNQTLPLQGFPRQPSSQGPSINHPNVQIPNQSLFENRPSFQETQFENRPVYDSRSGYSDQVPNSQFNTNTLPVPQQSTSNVPNVPLPPGHKILINPHFRGAVQSTNDARLVWDSAQQTPLSSQISTSQFSQQVTSYQNQSTYNQTQQGSSHYSQNYQQTKSDDPYAYFSDVWQENKSQKSQSGTPSKHYPTESNYSRESTYECGSKYKSDQWDQKDSYQEDHRGVHQTYRDRDLLSKARSDHLPKSRPLSTNAYRESYDQNHAQKSPNNRPVNTSIRARLPQKRVSDPIDRPLRDLSPKRMKPSNRNLQEVRTVDILNNANSEKKDEENDPEMQEYRKKMEEQKRLREKILREKENRRKMAAMEKQNEEAKNDNNLPSESTHDTKPVSVLMGVVKDVATNKSHISIGRGRGRPINTQPTEAADKPSCVRIVRTIQTIQSNDSVDSTKESNSGHIIGQASDNTKILNTQSGTRRIVIHKSLSNTQKIATSIQKTVSNLQKGQLAVQNLTQSAAQTTEQSQSDALKKLTVVGQKFGGNPQRIVKQKLIGNLQKTVINVQEVVNANAQKVIVNMQSNQRVVLQKAPTQQRKLPEIKTNTVKVENLAASTSEAQIRRMCQGIGTIESIQMGERSATIVFKTQSAAMVFHKKYQRKMLDLSLITVRLVPQSSGTKTTATVVKVSKENAKSI, encoded by the exons ATGTCGGAACA TGATGATACTTTATTGGATGAAGATCTTGGAGATGAAGAGTATGATCTGGGCAATGACGAGGAAGAAGCTCTTTTAGCAGATGATTATGAACTAGAGAGG CAGAATAGCTATAAGGGAGAAGAGGAAACAGATGATGTACTGGACTTAGGAGTTACCGACGCACTCGACGACTTAGATGGTGAAGatgaaaatatagaatttaataGGAGCAAGACCAATAGAAGTAATGACAATGATTTTTATGAAGATGGAGATCAGATAGAAGCTCAGACAAAATATTACGAGCAAGATGAAATTAACGAATACAAAAGCGAACAAGCGTGTCAGCATGATGAACGTTCTGCAGGCGATAATATTAGTACATCTAGTAATATTGGCAAAGGAGATTTGCGAGAAAAGTtgcagaaaaatgcaaaaatctaCACTGTGACTGGACAAGGATTGGAAGATGATGAATGTGAAGAGGCCAAGGAAAGGAGGAACAGATTTCAAAACGAGAGAACCATAGTTTCTCCAAAAATGAATAACAATATACCAGATACTTTGGAAAATGTAGTAACACCTGAACCGTCAAAATTGGCATCCAGAGGCCGAGGAAGAGGTCGAAGCTCAAGAGGAAGTCGTGGAGGAAGATTTAATACACAGAATCCTGGAAATTTTAATCCAAG GTTCAGTAATGCACGCAACTTGAACTTCGATAATCAACCACCAGCATGTAGGCCACCGCTGCTCGAAGCCAGGCCACCGTTTCTTCTTGGAGTACCAAACAATGTACAAAATCAACAGATAATTTATCAACAACCAAATTCTCAAGTACAACCTTATCAACATTATTCTCCAAATGGTTCACTCCAAGGTCCTACACACTTTATAGATAATAGACCACAATTCAATCCTAATCAATTTCAAGGTCAAGTGGGCCCTCGTGTAATTGGACCGAGGTTAGATTATGGACCTCGAGGGAGTTTGTCAGGATCATTACAAGGGCCGCCTTACAATCATCCGTCGAATCAGCCTCCATACGTTCAAATGCAACCAGGTCCTTTTCAAAATTCAAGCGTGCTCATACAAGATAATCAAACACGACTGATGCAAAGTAATCAAGGTCCCTTGTTGCAAGGCAATCTTGGAGGATCGCTACTTGGAAATCTGAATCCATTGGTATCTGGAACATCGACGCCGTTGTTACAGGGAAATCAAACGTTGCCGTTGCAAGGATTTCCGCGACAACCTTCTTCCCAAGGGCCGTCCATTAACCATCCTAATGTACAAATACCCAATCAGTCGCTTTTTGAGAATAGACCATCTTTCCAAGAAACTCAGTTCGAAAACCGACCCGTTTACGATTCGAGGTCTGGCTATTCCGATCAAGTACCTAACAGCCAATTTAATACTAATACGTTACCGGTACCGCAACAATCCACTTCAAATGTACCCAATGTACCTTTACCTCCAGGGCACAAGATTTTAATCAATCCTCATTTTCGAGGTGCTGTTCAATCCACAAACGATG CAAGACTTGTATGGGATTCTGCTCAACAGACACCTTTGTCGTCTCAAATTTCTACTAGTCAGTTTTCGCAACAAGTAACTTCCTATCAGAACCAAAGTACATACAACCAAACCCAGCAAGGCTCATCGCATTACTCACAGAATTATCAACAAACCAAGAGCGAT GATCCTTACGCGTATTTTTCTGACGTGTGGCAAGAAAATAAATCGCAAAAAAGTCAGAGTGGAACTCCGAGCAAGCACTATCCTACGGAAAGTAATTACTCGCGGGAGAGTACTTACGAATGTGGTTCTAAGTATAAGTCGGATCAATGGGATCAAAAAGACAGTTACCAAGAG GATCACAGAGGAGTTCATCAGACTTATCGCGATAGAGATTTGCTTTCCAAAGCCAGAAGCGATCATCTTCCGAAAAGTAGGCCACTCTCCACAAATGCATACCGTGAGAGTTACGATCAAAATCATGCACAGAAATCTCCTAATAACAGACCTGTCAATACTTCGATAAGAGCTAGGTTACCACAAAAACGAGTCTCTGATCCAATAGATAGACCTCTGCGCGACCTGAGTCCAAAGCGAATGAAACCTAGCAATAGAAATCTTCAAGAAGTACGAACAGTAGACATATTAAACAATGCGAACAGTGAAAAGAAG gaTGAAGAGAATGATCCGGAAATGCAAGAGTACAGAAAAAAGATGGAAGAACAGAAACGGCTTAGGGAAAAGATTTTGCGTGAAAAGgagaataggcgaaaaatggctGCGATGGAGAAGCAGAATGAAGAAGCTAAAAACGATAATAATTTAC CCAGCGAAAGTACACATGATACAAAACCTGTGTCAGTATTGATGGGAGTTGTGAAGGATGTTGCCACGAACAAAAGTCATATCAGTATTGGCAGAGGACGTGGTCGCCCTATTAATACACAACCTACAGAG GCTGCAGATAAACCGTCATGTGTGCGTATTGTTAGAACAATACAAACTATACAGTCCAACGACTCTGTAGATTCGACGAAAGAAAGTAACTCTGGACATATAATTGGCCAAGCCAGTGATAATACAAAGATTTTAAATACTCAGTCTGGCACACGGAGAATCGTCATTCATAAATCGTTGTCAAATACACAGAAGATTGCGACCAGTATACAGAAAACGGTATCGAACCTGCAAAAAGGGCAACTAGCAGTACAAAATTTGACGCAAAGCGCAGCTCAGACAACCGAGCAGAGTCAATCAGATGCACTGAAAAAATTAACTGTCGTTGGACAGAAATTTGGTGGTAATCCACAAAGAATTGTTAAACAGAAGTTGATAGGAAATCTGCAAAAGACTGTGATCAATGTACAAGAAGTAGTGAATGCTAATGCGCAAAAGGTTATTGTCAATATGCAGAGTAACCAGAGAGTTGTACTTCAAAAAGCACCGACTCAACAAAGAAAACTACCGGAAATTAAGACGAATACTGTGAAAGTAGAAAATTTAGCAGCGAGTACATCGGAGGCACAAATTAGACGTATGTGTCAAGGCATTGGAACAATTGAG AGCATACAAATGGGCGAGCGTAGCGCAACGATTGTGTTTAAGACGCAGTCCGCTGCCATGGTGTTTCACAAGAAATACCAGCGTAAAATGCTAGACCTTTCACTAATAACTGTTCGCCTTGTACCGCAGTCAAGTGGGACTAAGACGACGGCTACAGTTGTGAAAGTTTCTAAGGAAAATGCTAAGAGTATCTAA
- the LOC143340525 gene encoding uncharacterized protein LOC143340525 isoform X1, translating into MSEHDDTLLDEDLGDEEYDLGNDEEEALLADDYELERQNSYKGEEETDDVLDLGVTDALDDLDGEDENIEFNRSKTNRSNDNDFYEDGDQIEAQTKYYEQDEINEYKSEQACQHDERSAGDNISTSSNIGKGDLREKLQKNAKIYTVTGQGLEDDECEEAKERRNRFQNERTIVSPKMNNNIPDTLENVVTPEPSKLASRGRGRGRSSRGSRGGRFNTQNPGNFNPRFSNARNLNFDNQPPACRPPLLEARPPFLLGVPNNVQNQQIIYQQPNSQVQPYQHYSPNGSLQGPTHFIDNRPQFNPNQFQGQVGPRVIGPRLDYGPRGSLSGSLQGPPYNHPSNQPPYVQMQPGPFQNSSVLIQDNQTRLMQSNQGPLLQGNLGGSLLGNLNPLVSGTSTPLLQGNQTLPLQGFPRQPSSQGPSINHPNVQIPNQSLFENRPSFQETQFENRPVYDSRSGYSDQVPNSQFNTNTLPVPQQSTSNVPNVPLPPGHKILINPHFRGAVQSTNDAARLVWDSAQQTPLSSQISTSQFSQQVTSYQNQSTYNQTQQGSSHYSQNYQQTKSDDPYAYFSDVWQENKSQKSQSGTPSKHYPTESNYSRESTYECGSKYKSDQWDQKDSYQEDHRGVHQTYRDRDLLSKARSDHLPKSRPLSTNAYRESYDQNHAQKSPNNRPVNTSIRARLPQKRVSDPIDRPLRDLSPKRMKPSNRNLQEVRTVDILNNANSEKKDEENDPEMQEYRKKMEEQKRLREKILREKENRRKMAAMEKQNEEAKNDNNLPSESTHDTKPVSVLMGVVKDVATNKSHISIGRGRGRPINTQPTEAADKPSCVRIVRTIQTIQSNDSVDSTKESNSGHIIGQASDNTKILNTQSGTRRIVIHKSLSNTQKIATSIQKTVSNLQKGQLAVQNLTQSAAQTTEQSQSDALKKLTVVGQKFGGNPQRIVKQKLIGNLQKTVINVQEVVNANAQKVIVNMQSNQRVVLQKAPTQQRKLPEIKTNTVKVENLAASTSEAQIRRMCQGIGTIESIQMGERSATIVFKTQSAAMVFHKKYQRKMLDLSLITVRLVPQSSGTKTTATVVKVSKENAKSI; encoded by the exons ATGTCGGAACA TGATGATACTTTATTGGATGAAGATCTTGGAGATGAAGAGTATGATCTGGGCAATGACGAGGAAGAAGCTCTTTTAGCAGATGATTATGAACTAGAGAGG CAGAATAGCTATAAGGGAGAAGAGGAAACAGATGATGTACTGGACTTAGGAGTTACCGACGCACTCGACGACTTAGATGGTGAAGatgaaaatatagaatttaataGGAGCAAGACCAATAGAAGTAATGACAATGATTTTTATGAAGATGGAGATCAGATAGAAGCTCAGACAAAATATTACGAGCAAGATGAAATTAACGAATACAAAAGCGAACAAGCGTGTCAGCATGATGAACGTTCTGCAGGCGATAATATTAGTACATCTAGTAATATTGGCAAAGGAGATTTGCGAGAAAAGTtgcagaaaaatgcaaaaatctaCACTGTGACTGGACAAGGATTGGAAGATGATGAATGTGAAGAGGCCAAGGAAAGGAGGAACAGATTTCAAAACGAGAGAACCATAGTTTCTCCAAAAATGAATAACAATATACCAGATACTTTGGAAAATGTAGTAACACCTGAACCGTCAAAATTGGCATCCAGAGGCCGAGGAAGAGGTCGAAGCTCAAGAGGAAGTCGTGGAGGAAGATTTAATACACAGAATCCTGGAAATTTTAATCCAAG GTTCAGTAATGCACGCAACTTGAACTTCGATAATCAACCACCAGCATGTAGGCCACCGCTGCTCGAAGCCAGGCCACCGTTTCTTCTTGGAGTACCAAACAATGTACAAAATCAACAGATAATTTATCAACAACCAAATTCTCAAGTACAACCTTATCAACATTATTCTCCAAATGGTTCACTCCAAGGTCCTACACACTTTATAGATAATAGACCACAATTCAATCCTAATCAATTTCAAGGTCAAGTGGGCCCTCGTGTAATTGGACCGAGGTTAGATTATGGACCTCGAGGGAGTTTGTCAGGATCATTACAAGGGCCGCCTTACAATCATCCGTCGAATCAGCCTCCATACGTTCAAATGCAACCAGGTCCTTTTCAAAATTCAAGCGTGCTCATACAAGATAATCAAACACGACTGATGCAAAGTAATCAAGGTCCCTTGTTGCAAGGCAATCTTGGAGGATCGCTACTTGGAAATCTGAATCCATTGGTATCTGGAACATCGACGCCGTTGTTACAGGGAAATCAAACGTTGCCGTTGCAAGGATTTCCGCGACAACCTTCTTCCCAAGGGCCGTCCATTAACCATCCTAATGTACAAATACCCAATCAGTCGCTTTTTGAGAATAGACCATCTTTCCAAGAAACTCAGTTCGAAAACCGACCCGTTTACGATTCGAGGTCTGGCTATTCCGATCAAGTACCTAACAGCCAATTTAATACTAATACGTTACCGGTACCGCAACAATCCACTTCAAATGTACCCAATGTACCTTTACCTCCAGGGCACAAGATTTTAATCAATCCTCATTTTCGAGGTGCTGTTCAATCCACAAACGATG CAGCAAGACTTGTATGGGATTCTGCTCAACAGACACCTTTGTCGTCTCAAATTTCTACTAGTCAGTTTTCGCAACAAGTAACTTCCTATCAGAACCAAAGTACATACAACCAAACCCAGCAAGGCTCATCGCATTACTCACAGAATTATCAACAAACCAAGAGCGAT GATCCTTACGCGTATTTTTCTGACGTGTGGCAAGAAAATAAATCGCAAAAAAGTCAGAGTGGAACTCCGAGCAAGCACTATCCTACGGAAAGTAATTACTCGCGGGAGAGTACTTACGAATGTGGTTCTAAGTATAAGTCGGATCAATGGGATCAAAAAGACAGTTACCAAGAG GATCACAGAGGAGTTCATCAGACTTATCGCGATAGAGATTTGCTTTCCAAAGCCAGAAGCGATCATCTTCCGAAAAGTAGGCCACTCTCCACAAATGCATACCGTGAGAGTTACGATCAAAATCATGCACAGAAATCTCCTAATAACAGACCTGTCAATACTTCGATAAGAGCTAGGTTACCACAAAAACGAGTCTCTGATCCAATAGATAGACCTCTGCGCGACCTGAGTCCAAAGCGAATGAAACCTAGCAATAGAAATCTTCAAGAAGTACGAACAGTAGACATATTAAACAATGCGAACAGTGAAAAGAAG gaTGAAGAGAATGATCCGGAAATGCAAGAGTACAGAAAAAAGATGGAAGAACAGAAACGGCTTAGGGAAAAGATTTTGCGTGAAAAGgagaataggcgaaaaatggctGCGATGGAGAAGCAGAATGAAGAAGCTAAAAACGATAATAATTTAC CCAGCGAAAGTACACATGATACAAAACCTGTGTCAGTATTGATGGGAGTTGTGAAGGATGTTGCCACGAACAAAAGTCATATCAGTATTGGCAGAGGACGTGGTCGCCCTATTAATACACAACCTACAGAG GCTGCAGATAAACCGTCATGTGTGCGTATTGTTAGAACAATACAAACTATACAGTCCAACGACTCTGTAGATTCGACGAAAGAAAGTAACTCTGGACATATAATTGGCCAAGCCAGTGATAATACAAAGATTTTAAATACTCAGTCTGGCACACGGAGAATCGTCATTCATAAATCGTTGTCAAATACACAGAAGATTGCGACCAGTATACAGAAAACGGTATCGAACCTGCAAAAAGGGCAACTAGCAGTACAAAATTTGACGCAAAGCGCAGCTCAGACAACCGAGCAGAGTCAATCAGATGCACTGAAAAAATTAACTGTCGTTGGACAGAAATTTGGTGGTAATCCACAAAGAATTGTTAAACAGAAGTTGATAGGAAATCTGCAAAAGACTGTGATCAATGTACAAGAAGTAGTGAATGCTAATGCGCAAAAGGTTATTGTCAATATGCAGAGTAACCAGAGAGTTGTACTTCAAAAAGCACCGACTCAACAAAGAAAACTACCGGAAATTAAGACGAATACTGTGAAAGTAGAAAATTTAGCAGCGAGTACATCGGAGGCACAAATTAGACGTATGTGTCAAGGCATTGGAACAATTGAG AGCATACAAATGGGCGAGCGTAGCGCAACGATTGTGTTTAAGACGCAGTCCGCTGCCATGGTGTTTCACAAGAAATACCAGCGTAAAATGCTAGACCTTTCACTAATAACTGTTCGCCTTGTACCGCAGTCAAGTGGGACTAAGACGACGGCTACAGTTGTGAAAGTTTCTAAGGAAAATGCTAAGAGTATCTAA